One Glaciihabitans arcticus DNA window includes the following coding sequences:
- a CDS encoding winged helix-turn-helix transcriptional regulator, with amino-acid sequence MAARDYGQYGGITRALELVGERWSLLIVRDLLVGPRRYGELAGGLARIPSNILAARLKDLQSAGVIRRVPHSRVIVYELTPYGRELEPAVLALGAWGFKALGDAREEQVITPDSMTMDLRTAFRSNVAASLPSTAYAARIGDAELFIRVDGPSLEVSRGDGPSDLTFAAGPDIRRLISGELAPEHAIATGVVEVLGGRGALLERFASTFHLAA; translated from the coding sequence GTGGCCGCCCGCGACTACGGGCAGTACGGCGGGATCACCCGAGCCCTCGAGCTCGTGGGGGAGCGCTGGTCGCTGCTCATCGTGCGCGACCTGCTGGTCGGGCCGCGCCGTTACGGCGAGCTCGCCGGCGGGCTGGCGCGCATCCCGAGCAACATTCTCGCGGCGAGACTCAAGGACCTGCAGTCCGCGGGCGTCATCCGGCGGGTGCCGCACTCCCGCGTGATCGTTTACGAGCTCACGCCCTACGGTCGGGAGCTCGAGCCGGCCGTGCTCGCGCTGGGCGCCTGGGGATTCAAGGCCCTCGGCGACGCGCGCGAGGAGCAGGTCATCACGCCGGACTCGATGACCATGGACCTGCGCACCGCGTTCCGGTCGAACGTCGCGGCATCGTTGCCGTCCACCGCGTACGCGGCGCGAATCGGGGACGCCGAACTGTTCATCCGGGTCGACGGTCCCAGCCTCGAAGTCTCACGCGGCGACGGGCCGTCCGACCTGACCTTCGCCGCGGGGCCGGACATCCGCCGACTCATCTCGGGCGAGCTCGCCCCCGAGCACGCGATCGCGACCGGTGTGGTCGAGGTGCTCGGCGGTCGCGGCGCGCTGCTCGAGCGGTTCGCGAGCACCTTCCACCTGGCTGCCTAG
- a CDS encoding AAA family ATPase, which yields MDTIFINGTVGVGKTTLAEALSELETEPHAIIDLDAIRRLYPAPPDDPFRHELELENLAAIAVNYRRAGAERFIVAGVIEEADEVRRYVAALRSTGVFVCRLVARPDVLEARIRRRHADDPDGMTWHLTRAGELAKILEEEALDDLVLDASDASPVTLANDVRRAAWA from the coding sequence GTGGACACCATCTTCATCAACGGCACGGTCGGCGTGGGCAAGACCACGCTCGCCGAGGCCCTGAGCGAGCTCGAGACCGAACCGCACGCGATCATCGACCTCGACGCGATCCGGCGTCTGTATCCGGCGCCACCCGACGACCCGTTTCGCCACGAACTCGAGCTCGAGAATCTCGCGGCTATCGCGGTGAACTACCGGCGGGCTGGCGCCGAGCGTTTCATCGTCGCCGGCGTGATCGAGGAAGCAGACGAGGTACGGCGCTACGTTGCTGCCCTGCGATCGACTGGTGTGTTCGTCTGCCGCCTCGTCGCCCGACCCGACGTCCTGGAAGCGCGCATCCGCCGCCGACACGCCGACGATCCCGACGGTATGACGTGGCACCTCACACGGGCCGGGGAACTGGCGAAGATCCTCGAGGAGGAGGCCCTCGACGACCTCGTACTGGATGCGTCGGACGCCTCGCCGGTCACCCTTGCGAACGACGTGCGACGGGCCGCGTGGGCCTAG
- a CDS encoding HNH endonuclease signature motif containing protein, whose product MSSATLTDAELLAEFEQAFALRRQVDARLVELAGELSARSQASDGLAGRHGCTSAAAFVAQLGRISQSSAGQLCRLGAATQPRLSLLGGEIPAAFPTVGAALGDISLDAASFIVGALSSVSSRAAIDDLEVAEAALVEFATDNSADMVRKLAARWCDALDPDGVLPEELPAQRFLRRTQLATGMKRYVMELDPVNAAYVDAVIDAAVGAAIRKPQFEDRDVTAPATPADETPALPLAQLAADAIVDLARHGIACDNRKVPLPSTTVVVRVSLESLQTGIGLASIDGCDYSIPAAVARVMAADANIIPAVLGANSAILDFGLSRRLFSTTQKLALIDRDGGCGWPGCCRPPSYTEAHHMKWWMADGGPTDLSNGVMLCSRHHHTIHDLGWTVSVENNVPWFVPPSSIDATRTPRRGGRLPQPDLAAA is encoded by the coding sequence ATGTCTTCAGCCACCCTCACCGACGCCGAACTCCTCGCCGAGTTCGAGCAGGCCTTTGCGCTGCGTCGGCAGGTGGATGCCCGGCTCGTCGAACTCGCGGGCGAACTGTCTGCGCGGTCGCAGGCCTCCGACGGTCTCGCCGGCAGGCACGGCTGCACGAGTGCTGCGGCGTTCGTGGCCCAGCTCGGGCGCATCTCGCAGTCCTCGGCCGGGCAGCTCTGCCGATTGGGTGCGGCGACGCAGCCGCGCCTGTCGTTGCTGGGCGGCGAGATCCCGGCAGCGTTCCCCACGGTCGGCGCGGCGCTCGGCGACATCTCCCTCGATGCGGCCTCATTCATTGTGGGCGCTCTCTCCTCGGTATCGAGTCGAGCGGCAATCGACGACCTCGAGGTCGCCGAGGCAGCGCTCGTGGAGTTCGCCACCGACAACTCGGCCGACATGGTGCGCAAGCTTGCCGCGCGGTGGTGTGATGCGCTCGACCCCGACGGTGTGCTTCCCGAAGAACTCCCGGCCCAGCGTTTCCTGCGTCGCACGCAACTCGCCACCGGCATGAAGCGCTACGTCATGGAACTCGACCCGGTCAACGCTGCCTACGTCGATGCGGTCATCGATGCCGCCGTGGGTGCCGCCATCCGCAAGCCGCAGTTCGAAGATCGGGATGTCACGGCTCCCGCCACCCCCGCCGACGAGACCCCGGCGCTCCCCCTCGCCCAGCTCGCCGCCGATGCAATCGTCGACCTCGCCCGGCACGGAATCGCCTGCGACAACCGGAAGGTGCCGCTGCCCTCCACCACCGTCGTCGTACGCGTGTCGCTCGAATCGCTGCAGACCGGCATCGGACTCGCAAGCATCGACGGCTGCGACTACAGCATCCCCGCCGCCGTGGCCCGAGTCATGGCAGCCGACGCCAACATCATCCCGGCGGTACTCGGCGCGAACAGCGCGATCCTCGACTTCGGGCTCTCCCGCCGGCTCTTCTCCACAACCCAGAAACTCGCCCTCATCGACCGCGACGGAGGCTGCGGGTGGCCCGGCTGCTGCCGACCACCGAGCTACACCGAAGCACACCACATGAAATGGTGGATGGCCGACGGCGGACCCACCGACCTCAGCAACGGAGTCATGCTCTGCTCCAGGCACCACCACACCATCCACGACCTCGGCTGGACAGTATCCGTCGAAAACAACGTGCCCTGGTTCGTGCCACCCTCCTCCATCGACGCCACCCGCACCCCGCGCCGAGGCGGACGACTGCCTCAGCCCGACCTCGCCGCTGCATAG
- a CDS encoding DUF1206 domain-containing protein → MSPTMKNAARSSRNSTALNVAARAGFAVNGAVNAVIGIIAIGIAVSGGGSADQSGAFGAIASNPGGLVALWVMAVALGALGLWYLIAAFFVTEQDTKKRVAAIVVSAGKGIAYLALAAAAVSFATGGGSDSSEQSTSFTATLMASPGGIILIVLIGLVFCGIGAYMVHKGATKGFEEDLVMPGGTAGKGVRVLGMFGYIARGIALFIVGVLFIVAAFTVDPEKATGLDGALKALAALPFGQVLLALVGLGFIAYGAYSVARAKLARLN, encoded by the coding sequence ATGAGCCCAACCATGAAGAATGCCGCCCGCTCGTCCCGCAACAGCACAGCACTGAACGTCGCGGCACGCGCCGGCTTCGCCGTGAACGGCGCGGTGAACGCCGTGATCGGCATCATCGCGATCGGCATCGCGGTCAGCGGCGGAGGCAGCGCCGACCAGTCGGGGGCCTTTGGGGCTATCGCGTCCAACCCCGGCGGACTCGTCGCGCTCTGGGTGATGGCCGTCGCGCTCGGCGCCCTCGGCCTCTGGTATCTCATCGCGGCCTTCTTCGTCACCGAGCAGGACACGAAAAAGCGCGTCGCAGCCATCGTCGTCTCCGCGGGCAAGGGAATCGCCTACCTCGCCCTGGCCGCAGCCGCCGTGAGTTTCGCAACCGGAGGTGGCAGCGACAGCTCAGAGCAGTCGACGTCGTTCACCGCGACGCTCATGGCCTCGCCCGGGGGCATCATCCTCATCGTTCTGATCGGGCTGGTGTTCTGCGGAATCGGTGCCTACATGGTGCACAAGGGCGCAACGAAGGGCTTCGAGGAGGACCTCGTGATGCCCGGCGGCACGGCCGGCAAGGGCGTTCGTGTGCTCGGGATGTTCGGCTACATCGCCCGGGGAATCGCACTGTTCATCGTCGGCGTGCTGTTCATCGTGGCCGCGTTCACGGTCGACCCGGAGAAGGCGACCGGTCTCGACGGAGCACTCAAGGCGCTCGCCGCCCTGCCGTTCGGCCAGGTACTGCTCGCGCTGGTCGGGCTCGGCTTCATCGCCTACGGTGCGTACAGCGTCGCCCGCGCGAAACTGGCCCGACTGAACTAG
- a CDS encoding dihydrofolate reductase family protein has translation MTKLRAHNIAISLDGFATGEDRTFEAPFGHAGQRLMHWFFPTRTFVSGSGHEDEAVGAGTTGLDDDFAKATNVGIGAEIMGRGKFGPQEGPWEDESWRGWWGEEPPFHSPVVVLTHHSRPDLLVGETTFLFRDASPREALTLASEQAGGLDVRLGGGPTVIREFLEADLVDYLHVVVSPVILGRGVRLWDGQEGLEERFDITTTSSPSGVAHIEFTRKLAAP, from the coding sequence ATGACAAAGCTCCGCGCCCACAACATCGCCATCTCCCTCGACGGTTTCGCGACCGGCGAGGACCGCACCTTCGAGGCGCCGTTCGGTCACGCCGGCCAGCGACTGATGCACTGGTTCTTCCCGACGCGAACCTTCGTGAGCGGGTCCGGCCACGAAGACGAAGCCGTCGGCGCTGGCACTACCGGGCTCGACGACGACTTCGCGAAGGCGACCAACGTCGGCATCGGCGCCGAGATCATGGGCCGCGGCAAGTTCGGTCCGCAGGAGGGCCCGTGGGAGGACGAGTCCTGGCGTGGCTGGTGGGGCGAGGAGCCGCCGTTCCACAGCCCGGTCGTCGTGCTCACTCACCACTCCCGGCCCGACCTGCTCGTCGGCGAAACGACCTTCCTGTTCCGGGATGCGTCACCCCGCGAGGCGCTGACTCTCGCGTCGGAGCAGGCCGGCGGACTCGACGTTCGACTCGGTGGCGGCCCGACCGTGATCCGCGAGTTCCTCGAAGCGGACCTCGTCGACTACCTGCACGTTGTGGTGTCGCCCGTCATCCTCGGCCGCGGCGTTCGCCTGTGGGATGGGCAGGAGGGTCTCGAGGAGCGGTTCGACATCACCACGACGTCGTCACCGTCCGGTGTCGCGCACATCGAGTTCACCCGAAAGCTGGCAGCGCCCTGA
- a CDS encoding DHA2 family efflux MFS transporter permease subunit has translation MSSSVPQTDEKRRQREILLALSGLVMGMFVAVLSGTVVSTSLPRIIADLGGDQAGYTWVITASLLATAVSTPIWGKLSDLLDRKLLLQLSLGIFVLATAVAGFAQDTATLIALRVVQGIGVGGLTSLVFVAVALIISPRERGKYMGIVGGVMAVATIGGPLLGGVITDAFGWRANFFIGVPFAVLALIIIQRTLHLPRSYRKVRIDYLGAALLALGVSLLLIWVSMGGTQFEWDSMMSYLLIGVSVVSLLAFVLVEFMVAEPIVPMSLFKNRTFTLSVIASIAVGVAMFATSVFLAQYFQLARGANPTQSGLMTIPMVIGQMGASILIGQFISRFGAWKRWMVLGSVMILAGVSLMATLAYDTDFLLVSAYMVLLGAGLGMVMQNLTLVVQNDTPPEQLGAASSNVSFFRSVAGAIGVTVMGSILASQVTTHITSSLKDFVPSSPAEVTALKELATGTLPNVSSLPDAVRVIVESAYGAGIADAFLVAVPLALVSLIAVIFLPNKPLSTKTAAQTITESAESSAIDQAEAEVGATTTGTITLVNADGTERVTSASGR, from the coding sequence GTGTCTTCTTCTGTACCCCAGACCGATGAGAAGCGCCGCCAGCGCGAGATCCTCCTCGCTCTGTCCGGCCTTGTTATGGGCATGTTCGTCGCGGTGCTCTCCGGCACCGTCGTCTCCACCTCGCTGCCGCGCATCATCGCGGACCTTGGCGGAGACCAGGCCGGCTACACCTGGGTCATCACCGCGAGCCTGCTCGCTACCGCCGTCTCCACCCCGATCTGGGGAAAGTTGAGCGACCTGCTCGACCGCAAGCTGCTGCTGCAACTCTCGCTCGGCATCTTCGTCCTCGCGACGGCCGTCGCCGGATTCGCGCAGGACACCGCCACCCTCATCGCCCTCCGCGTGGTGCAGGGCATCGGTGTCGGTGGTCTCACATCCCTCGTCTTCGTCGCAGTCGCCCTCATCATCAGCCCGCGCGAGCGCGGCAAGTACATGGGGATCGTCGGCGGCGTGATGGCCGTCGCCACCATCGGCGGACCGCTGCTCGGTGGTGTCATCACCGACGCATTCGGCTGGCGCGCCAACTTCTTCATCGGCGTACCCTTCGCCGTTTTGGCGCTGATCATCATCCAGCGCACACTGCACCTGCCGCGCAGCTACCGTAAGGTGCGCATCGACTACCTCGGTGCCGCGCTGCTCGCCCTCGGAGTCTCGCTCCTGCTCATCTGGGTCTCCATGGGTGGCACCCAGTTCGAGTGGGACTCGATGATGAGCTACCTGCTGATCGGCGTCTCGGTCGTCTCGCTGCTCGCCTTCGTTCTCGTGGAGTTCATGGTGGCCGAGCCGATCGTGCCGATGTCGCTGTTCAAGAACCGCACTTTCACGCTCTCGGTCATCGCGAGCATCGCGGTCGGTGTGGCGATGTTCGCCACGAGTGTGTTCCTCGCGCAGTACTTCCAGCTCGCTCGCGGCGCCAACCCGACCCAGTCCGGACTGATGACGATCCCGATGGTCATCGGCCAGATGGGTGCCTCGATCCTGATCGGCCAGTTCATCAGCCGGTTCGGCGCGTGGAAGCGCTGGATGGTGCTCGGCTCCGTCATGATCCTCGCCGGCGTGAGCCTTATGGCGACGCTTGCCTACGACACCGACTTCCTGCTGGTCTCGGCGTACATGGTGCTTCTCGGTGCCGGCCTCGGCATGGTCATGCAGAACCTCACCCTTGTCGTGCAGAACGACACTCCGCCCGAGCAGCTCGGAGCCGCGAGTTCCAATGTGAGCTTCTTCCGCTCGGTGGCCGGTGCGATCGGTGTGACGGTGATGGGATCGATCCTGGCCAGCCAGGTCACCACCCACATCACCTCGTCGCTGAAGGACTTCGTTCCCTCCTCGCCCGCCGAGGTCACCGCGCTCAAGGAGCTCGCGACGGGAACGCTTCCCAACGTGAGCTCGCTGCCCGACGCAGTGCGCGTGATCGTCGAATCCGCCTACGGTGCGGGCATCGCCGACGCGTTCCTCGTCGCCGTTCCGCTCGCGCTGGTCAGCCTCATCGCGGTCATCTTCCTGCCCAACAAGCCGCTCTCCACCAAGACGGCGGCGCAGACCATCACCGAGAGCGCCGAGTCGTCGGCCATCGACCAGGCCGAGGCGGAGGTCGGG